A region of the Serinicoccus profundi genome:
CGCGAGGCGGTGGCGAGGTATGCCGCGGACACCGAGCACCGGTTGCGCCTGGCCCGGGCGACCGCGGGCGAGCTGGAGCGCGCCTGGCGGCGGGCGGCCGGTGGGGGCAGCCGCGGGGCGGTGCCGGGCATGGACCTCCTCGGCGGGGTCGACGACATCGTGGGACGCATCACCGCGATGCACCTCGCCGCCTCCGAGCGGCTGTGGTGGGCGATCGACGGCTCGGTCGCCAGCCGCCGGCTGCTGGAGCTGGCGGCGCAGGACCCCACCCTGCTGTCCGTCCGGGAGGGCGTCGACCGCCGCCTCATCCTGGACACCGGCCTGCTGGAGCTGCCGTCGACGGTGACGGTCATGGAGCAGGCCGTGCACGACGGGGCCGCGGTGCGGACGGGCAACGGGATCCCCGTGACGGCCGTCGTCGTCGACGAGGACGTCACCCTCGTCGACATCAGCCGGTTCGACCCCGAGGGCATCGGGTCCTTCGAGGCCCGGCTCGAGGCGCCGGTCGCCGCCGTCGCCAACCTCATCGACCGCACGTGGATGCTGGCCGCGCCCTACGGTCAGATGCGCGACGCCGCGCTGCGCAAGGAGGCAGGAGGATCCTCCGCGCCGCTCGACGAGCGCGACCAGGCCATCCTCCAGCTGCTCGTCAGCGGCGCCTCCGACCAGGTCATCGCCCGCCAGCAGGGCATCTCGGTGCGGACCGTGGAGCGTCGCGTGCGCTACGTCATGGAGCACCTCGGCGCGGCGACCCGCTTCCACGCCGGGGCGCAGGCCGTGCGCCGGGGCTGGGTCTGAGGGTCGGGACCGATAGACTGTCCGTTTTGCGGGGGCCGACCGTGACGTGACGCGGCTCCCGGCCCGTCAGGACCGGAGGGAAGGTGGGCGGATGACGGACGTGGTGCGCACCGATCGGGAGATCGCCGCCGAGATCGCCGCTGAGCAGGCGCACGTGGACAAGGTCTACGCCGAGCTCCAGAAGGCGGCCGAGCGCGTCGAGCTGGTGCACGCGGAGGGGATGTCGCGGGGGCAGACCGAGCGCAAGGGCACGGGGGACCCGCGGGACGAGGAGCTCGCGGGCTTGTTCGAGCGCGACGCGCTCGTCTACTCCGCGAGCAAGCGCCGGGCCTCCCTGGAGCACCAGCACGAGGGTCTGGTCTTCGGACGGCTCGATCTCGAGCACGAGGTCGCCGACGAGCGTGGTGACACCCGCGAGGTGCGGTATGTCGGTCGGCTGGGGGTCCGCGACGACGACTACGAGCCCCTCGTCGTGGACTGGCGGGCCCCGGCCGCGGCGCCGTTCTACCGCGCGACGCCGGTCGACCCGCTGGGGGTCCTGCGCCGTCGAGTGCTGCGCTGTCGCGGCGAGCAGGTCGTCGGGGTGGAGGACGACCTCATGGTCGCCGAGCCCCCCGACGACGTCGTCGTGGTCGGCGACGGTGCCCTCATGGCCGCGCTCACCCGCAGCCGCGGCGAGCGGATGCGCGACATCGTGGCCACGATCCAGCAGCACCAGGACGAGGCGATCCGCGCCCCCGCCCGGGGCATCACGGAGATCTCCGGAGGCCCCGGCACCGGCAAGACCGTCGTCGCCCTGCACCGCGCCGCCTACCTGCTCTACTCCGACCGCCGACGCTTCGAGGGTGGTGGGGTGCTCGTCGTCGGCCCCTCCGCCGCCTACACCGCATACATCGAGCGGGTGCTGCCCTCCCTCGGCGAGGACTCGGTCGTCCTGCGCTCGCTGGGCGACATCCTGGCCGGCATCACCGCCACCCGGCTCGACCCGCCCGCGGTCGCCGCGCTCAAGGGCAGCCTGCGCATCCGCCGGCTGCTCTCCCGGCTGGTCCGCGAGCCGATCCCGGACGCCCCGGTGCAGCTGCGCACCTTCGTCGCCGGTCAGGCCATCCGGCTGGGCGCGCCCCACCTGGACCGCGCCCGGGCCCAGGTGCTGCGCCACCACCACCGCAACGCGGGCTACGACGCCGCCGTGGAGACGCTGGCCCAGCTCGCCTGGGAGCAGGTCGAGCAGGGCGACCGGGCGGAATTCGTCGACCGGTTCACCGACTCCGGCGACGTCGAGGCGTTCATGCGTCAGTGGTGGCGTCCGCTGGACCCGCGCGAGGTGCTGCTGTGGCTCGCCGACGAGGAGCTCGTCCGGCGGCTCGGCGGCGGTGACGCCGAGGAGGCCGCGGGGCTGGCGGCCTCCTACCGTGAGGCGCTGCGGGTCGGCACCTGGAGCGTGGCCGACGTGGCGCTCGTCGACGACCTCGCGGCCCGGCTCGGCCCGGTGGTGGACCTGCCCAGCGAGGAGCGCGGCTTCTTCGAGATCGAGGAGCTCGACGACGCGAGCCAGTACGGCGTCTCGGCCCTGCGG
Encoded here:
- a CDS encoding helix-turn-helix domain-containing protein; the encoded protein is MDGQHTDRLHGAAYEEFVSGVFRRALRFGTPSRAALRAEGMTDAEIDDAMAELVARGFLQPGDEPDTWQVLPPREAVARYAADTEHRLRLARATAGELERAWRRAAGGGSRGAVPGMDLLGGVDDIVGRITAMHLAASERLWWAIDGSVASRRLLELAAQDPTLLSVREGVDRRLILDTGLLELPSTVTVMEQAVHDGAAVRTGNGIPVTAVVVDEDVTLVDISRFDPEGIGSFEARLEAPVAAVANLIDRTWMLAAPYGQMRDAALRKEAGGSSAPLDERDQAILQLLVSGASDQVIARQQGISVRTVERRVRYVMEHLGAATRFHAGAQAVRRGWV
- a CDS encoding HelD family protein encodes the protein MTDVVRTDREIAAEIAAEQAHVDKVYAELQKAAERVELVHAEGMSRGQTERKGTGDPRDEELAGLFERDALVYSASKRRASLEHQHEGLVFGRLDLEHEVADERGDTREVRYVGRLGVRDDDYEPLVVDWRAPAAAPFYRATPVDPLGVLRRRVLRCRGEQVVGVEDDLMVAEPPDDVVVVGDGALMAALTRSRGERMRDIVATIQQHQDEAIRAPARGITEISGGPGTGKTVVALHRAAYLLYSDRRRFEGGGVLVVGPSAAYTAYIERVLPSLGEDSVVLRSLGDILAGITATRLDPPAVAALKGSLRIRRLLSRLVREPIPDAPVQLRTFVAGQAIRLGAPHLDRARAQVLRHHHRNAGYDAAVETLAQLAWEQVEQGDRAEFVDRFTDSGDVEAFMRQWWRPLDPREVLLWLADEELVRRLGGGDAEEAAGLAASYREALRVGTWSVADVALVDDLAARLGPVVDLPSEERGFFEIEELDDASQYGVSALRVGTDGQTEGSLGVTSVGEGRNRVSSDPRERLLAGRIGETEEYAHVLVDEAQDLSPMQWRMLGRRGRWASWTVVGDLAQASWDDLAEAAQAREEAFGNAPRQAFHMDTNYRNAREIFDLAARVITEHVPEADIPQAVRETGHEPVELSVARGDLGAEVERVLGELRQEVAGQIAVIAPWSWHERLSGVVTGDEGVVLVDPLSTKGLEYDATVVVDPDAIVAESPGGVRALYVVLTRAAHRSAILRPVDEPVPSVGGGR